Below is a window of Poecile atricapillus isolate bPoeAtr1 chromosome 2, bPoeAtr1.hap1, whole genome shotgun sequence DNA.
ACTGAGATTGCTGTGTCTGAGTTGACAACAGTCCCACTGCCCAGCTCATTATTTAGGATATTGAACAGAGTTGGCCCCATGGATtcagctccagggctgcagtACTGGAGACTCTCCTCCATTTGCACAGGGTTGGCTCCCTGGACATACTTGACATACTTCCCTTGAGATTTTCCTCAATTTGAACTTTGGGCCACTGATCCCCAGCCTTTGGGACCAGCCTCCCAGCTGCTCTCAGGCCACTCACTGCACTCTCAGGCAACCTGGGCTTGTTCCGATGCTCTGGGAGTGTAGAATGGGAAGGGGCATCAAAGGCTGTACAAAAGGGTGAAGTTCAACCCCTGACAAAGCTCTCTCCTCATGCCCAGGCCAAGTCACTGGGACAGAGTAGACACAGAGTTCGGCCAAGCACCATTTCCTCCAAGGAAATCCTCCAAGAGAAGTGGCCTCAGCTCTGGGCACTTGTCACAGCTCAAGACCCCAAAGGCCTGGCTCACCattcccctgctcctgctgccattTTCACGAAGGTCAAATTCTTCCTGAAAAGTTTGAAGGGGTTCCAACACTGGTGAATGATGGAAGAGGAACTGCTATCATGTACAAGGACTTGTGCAAAGCATTTCTTCCTGTGGCAGACAACATCCTCATCTCTGACCTGGAGAGATGTGGAGTTGATAGCTGGAACATCAGCTGTGGGGTGGAAAACGGGTGGAGTTACCATTGGGAGTTGTGGTCAACAGCTCCATGTCTGTGAGGAGGACAGGGAACCATTATCCCTTCCCATCTTTGtcaggcacagggacagtgaAATTGAATGTCCCCTCAGCAATACTGGGAATGACATCAAGATGAGCGGTGCGGTTGATTGTCTGGAGGGAACAGATCGCATCTGGAGAGTTCTTGATGGGCTGGGACTGTGGGGTGGTGTGACTGTCATGAAGGTCAACAGGACCAAGTGCAAGATCCTAAATCTGAATTGGAGCTATCTCAGGAATTGATGTTGAATGGGTAATGAGTTGATTAAGAGCatccctgaggagaaggacttggggtgTTTGTGGATGAAGAATTGGAAATACCCTGGCCATGTGAATATGCCAAACAGAAACTGCCCATGCCATGGGTTCATTGCCACAACGTGGGCAGCTGGTGAGGATGGAATTCTgaacctctgctctgctctgctctggtgagactggagctctgtgctcagctctggggCCTCAAGGGTAAGGACCCACTCGTGTGGACCTGCATATGGgctaaagagaaaaggagagactAGAGCAACTGCTGTGCAGCCAATGTAAAGACATGACCCAGAAGGGGCTTGTGTCAGAGGCAGGGACAGATCTGCCTCAGTGTTTCCAGGAGCAGTATCAAGCAAGTGAAGGGTTTGTGGGATGCACAGAAAGGGCAAAGTGTGCCAATGTGTGCcagtgaaagaaaaggagaCATCACAATGCTGAAATGCAAGAGAATTTTATTGATGCAAAAGAACAATGAGAGGTAATGAGTGGCAAGAGGAAGGGAAATGGTCTGAGGTGCAAGTAGGGCAACCATCAGCCAAAGTCCTTTCCTTGCAGGTGGTTTGGCCAGAGCATCAAGGCCTTCTTCTTTGCAGTAGAAGCAACCTGATGGTGAAGGTTCCTGAGGGTCTCTGTCTTCGGAGAAGGGACCTGAAGCAGAGGGGACTTGATATAGCTGAAAAAGactgggagaagaggaggaggcagatgAGCCATGTTTGCAGGCAGCCCAGGCTGGCCCCTTGGCTACTGTCTTGTTCTGAGGcctgagagcaggagctggaggccCTGAGCTGGTTGACAGCTTTGGCCTAGAGAGGCATCCACAGCATCTGAGATGTGTTCCAGGGAGTGGAAGGTTGGTGTCAGGATTGGTGACAAGGGCCCTTAGCAGATGTAGCCACCCCTTCTGCCATAGCAGCCCAGGCCTCCCAGCCCATAGCCACAGCCCAGCCCGTAGCCAAATCCACGGCCATAGCCAAGGCCGTAGCCAAAGCCACCAAATCCACCAGAGAtgggctgtccctgcacacTGAGTTCAGTGCCCACGGCAGCCGAGGAGGTGGATCCAACAGCGGtgttctgggggaaggaggtcatgatgggtcctggcagggtgaTCAGCACAGGGGCAGGGTCGATGATGACACGGGAATCCTGGCattgcagggcacagggctcgTTGCAGCTGTTGGCCAGCGGGGTGGGTCCGCAGGGACGGCAGGAGTTGTAGCAGGCCATGGGTGTGGTGTGGAGGGTCCCTGGAAGAGAAGAggtgaggcagagcaggggtGAGGGGTGCAAAGGGTGGTGATTCTGGATGGTGAGGGAGTGTGGAGGCTTTTGTTGGGCTGTGGGGAGGCGTGAAGGCtgctgaggctggggctgggtgtGCTGGCAGAGAGGGGATAGGGGGTAAGGGCAGGAGGGTCAGGGGTTTGAGGCTCACCTGGTTGTGGGAATAGGAGAAGGAGAAGGCTTGAGAAGTGTGTGAGGGAGAGAGGCTCTGGGCTGGATTTTATGCTGTTTCTGGAGGGGTGGGACTGCCTTGTCCCATGGCCTTGGGACATtttgcaggctgcagctctttGCTGGCCCAGCCTGGTGAGTCATGATGTGGAGAGTATTTTCCTTCACAGAATTCTGCAGTGTCATGACCGAGTCTTGAGACCGTGTCCATCTGACCTTGGCGGCAGCTTTAAGGTGAGCACTGGTATTTGGGCAGATTTGATTGTTCATTGTGTTTCAGGGCGGGCTGAATAAACAACCCAAGAGCCCAAGGGAGTTGTGATATCATCAGTGAGGTAATTTTGTGGCAGTCGCgtgctttgttttgtgggtGCCTTTTGAAGACTGGGACTCTGTTCTTTGCCACTGGATGTCCATCTGTCATTGTGTTTCTCCCAGGAATGCTGAGGGAGCTGCTATGTCCTGGGGAGGTCACTGTGCAATAACATGGAAATGTTATGGTACGTAGGAGTGTTCCTAAGGATGAAAGAGGGCTCATGGCCTTGTGTCTTGAATTGGATCAAGAGAGAACATCTGGAAAAGTAGAGGTTAGTCTGGTTTAACTTGTTCTGGTGTCATGGTCCATTTGGATTTCTCATCTTTACACGACATTGCACTCTGTCATTTAAAGTATATTCCTTGACCTCATTAAGAAATCTATTAAACAAAGACCCAACCGAGCTTGATCCATTTTTTCCCTGGCTGGTCTGTGATGTCCATACCTTTATTTCACATTCAAGTCATAAGGTTTCATATCTCATATCCGTTTATTCTTAATAACCTGTTCCTGCTAGCAAAACCCAGAAACCCAGTAATTACTAATGGTTGGTCAGTGTAATCCTCTTCCATCCTCTGTCATGGTGTGGGTGTTCCTTTGTGGAATTCTGCAACTCCATGTCCTTCTTTTGAGGCCATGTCCATCTGACCTTGGTGGCAGATTTTAAGTGTCTTAGAGGTTAAGGGCAGGTGTTGATGGCATGTGTCATGGTGGGCTGAAGACATGTCCAAAGCCTTGGAGTGATGGGGTGTCATCAGTGAGGTCACCCCATGGCACCAGGTGCATCCTGGTTTTTGGGTGCATTGTGAAGTGGGGCCCCAAACCATCACAGCTCTGTCAGGACTGTCTGGTTTTGCAGGAGAACTGCTTGTGAGAAACAGCCCTTTCCATGATGTTCTCTTCATCCCCACCATGTTGCCAACATTCAGAGCCTGTCTATATTCCTAGCCTTTCCAGCTGGATATGGGAAATTGATCCTTGTGATTTAGGAAGGCCTTCCATGTTCCCCAAAATCTTGAGTAGGTTCATCTGTAGCACTCATCTCAGCTGGGACCAGCAAGGTCACACTGGGTGGTCCCAGTGGCTGTGACTGACCaatggaaaggaaaactgaTGAAGGATAAGGAGGAAAAGATGCGTGAGGAGCACAGCTCCTCATCCATTGATTAGTCCTCACTAGAAACCCATGTGCCTGAGCTTTAGAAAGGTTGAAGGAGTGCACTATCCTGGTCCCCACCATTAGAAGGGCTCACTGGTGGGACAAGGACGTGGACATGGTTGACCGAAAGTGCTGCAGAGACACGATGACACTGACAGGACTAGGGGTATCCTCAAAACGAGGAAAAAGGTGAGAAAACTGTGAGTAATTTTCAGGCAGGAGACAAGAATGCAAATGGGAGATGACATCAATATGCCATGGTATGATCTCACTGACAATGTTCCAATTATCCTAAGATTTGGCTGAGTCTTCTACACATCTGACACACGGCATAAACAACAAAATAATCATCACCAATTCTCCCAATTAAGATGTTCTACCACGGTAAGATGAACACAGCCTCAAGGGAAGAGCAAGGAATTGCACAActtcaggaaggaaaacactCCCCCATCACAAGACTTGCCAGCCTGGGGTAGCCAAGAGAGGCTGCCAGCAAAATGCCCCAAGGCCATGGGACGAGGCTGTCCCACCCATCCAGAAACAGCATAAAAGCCAGCCCACAGCCGCTCTCCCTCACACACTCCTCCTCACGCCTTattctcctgctcctgctgacaaCCAGGTGAGCCTCAAGACCCTGACCCTCCTGCTTCTGCACCCCTGGCCCTTCTTCCAgcctgctcagccccagcctcagCAGCCCTCATGCCTCCCCACTGCCCCTCAACAGCCTCCACACTCCCTCACCCTCCTGCACCCTTTGCACTCCTCACACCTTCCAAGCCGCatccttctctcttccagggACCCTCCACACCTCACCCATGGCCTGCAACAGCCTCTGCCGTCCCTGTGGACCCACCCCGCTGGCCAACAGCTGCAAcgagccctgtgccctgcaatGCCAGGACTCCCACGTTGTCATCAACCCTTCTCCTGTGCTGGtcaccctgccaggacccatcatgacctccttcccccagaacaCCGCTGTTGGATCCACCTCCTCGGCTGCCGTGGGCACTGAACTCAgtgtgcagggacagcccaTCTCTGGTGGATTTGGTGGCTTTGGCTACGGCCTTGGCTATGGCCGTGGATTTGGCTACGGGCTGGGCTGTGGCTATGGGCTGGGAGGCCTGGGCTGCTATGGCAGAAGGGGTGGCTACATCTGCTAAGAACACCTGCATCACCCTTAATAACACCAGCTCAGGGCTCTGCAACAGCTTCTGCCAGCAAAGCACCTCATCTGGTGGTGACCCTGCTTGCACCTCACACCAGatcccttcttctttctcctgtcTTTTCATTCTTGTGCCTCAATAAAGTTTTCCTGCATCTAAGTCTGAGATGTCTCATGTCCTTCTGTAATTCCAGTGGTCTCACATTCTTACAAAGAACATTCCCAGCCTCAACAGGTCATTGGGGTATGTGAAACATTACCTACCCACACAAACGTCTTGAAGCAAATTATAAGGAAGTCTGGCATAGGAagcacaggaggggacaccTTCCAGAACATGACGCAGACCCACCACCTTATACACCAAAGCCTTGGAAACGTTAATGTTCTCCCAGGTACAGCAGTGGCAAATTCTTTCCGTGTCACTGCACACTTGACCAACTCTCTTCCCACCAGGAATTATGAAACCTTCCAGCAAAAAAGAGTCACAAAATCATCCACCTGGACAGGAAATCTGGAGTGCAAATGCTTCAAGTCCCCTGCTCAAGCAACACCCACAGGAGAGGGATTCCCAGCACCATGGACAGTTCAGTGTTTCTTCACCGAGGACAGACACTCCAACACCTCTTCCACTCTACGGCTACACTGAAAACTAAAAATTCGTGCCTTCTTTAGCAATCGCATTccatctgttttccttttgcaaCTGCCATCTTGTCCTGAATGTGTGCATTGATGAGAAAAAATCCAGGCTCCCTCAAATTCACTGTCTGCCATCAGAGATTTGCACACACTGATGACACACTCTAGTCCACCCTCATCCCCCAGGagtcccagctctcccagtttCTCCTCTACAAATGATTCACCAGCCCCTCTCGAATGTTGGTGGTTCTGAACAGGTTGTGACTCACTAAATGTATTTCATATTCACACCAGGGGGCCCACAGCTGCACACAACAGCTCACATGGGACCTCACCAGTGCAAAGAAGACACCAAGAGTCACCTCTCCCACCTCATCACAGAGCTTCTCCCCAGACTTGACCTAAAGACTTGAGGTCCCTTTTCCCACAATGATACAGGGAGACCTCCTGCCCTGTTCCTTCTAACCCAGAACCACAACAGCCTcttcagagaaacaaaacaatggTTCCAAGTCACACCCAGATATTTCTTCTTACCTGGGATGACTCCTCCCAAGAAAAAGCACTTGGCTGCTGCCCTTGATGAAGTCTAGCAAATGTCCACAACCTGTCAGGTTTTCAGGGTTGGCCCAGTGGATCCAACTCCTGGGCTATACCAGTGGGCACTTGCTGCCATCTGGACTTTGGGACACTGACCACAAACCACTGGGCCCAGTCTTTGGACCTTTCTCAGGCCACCACAGGTGGGTGCTGACACAACCTGGACTTGCCGGGGTTGTTAAGGATCGTGCAATGCTCACCTCCAAGAACCCTGGTCAACCTCCAAATCCTCATTCAGACAATCACACGTGGCCTCACCCCTTGGCACTCAGCCCAAAGCAAGAACCAAAATATCAAAACCTTTGAGGCTAGAGTATCACCCAAGCACCCACAGAGCACGTCCCAACAGAAAGTGAGGTCTGATGTCAGCCTTTGCAAACTAGAATAAATCCTTGGAGGGATGAAAGGCAATGGAAGGTGCAACACCTCCTCCTTGGCACAGCTGCAAAGCCCAGACCA
It encodes the following:
- the LOC131575127 gene encoding feather beta keratin-like, giving the protein MACYNSCRPCGPTPLANSCNEPCALQCQDSRVIIDPAPVLITLPGPIMTSFPQNTAVGSTSSAAVGTELSVQGQPISGGFGGFGYGLGYGRGFGYGLGCGYGLGGLGCYGRRGGYIC
- the LOC131575126 gene encoding feather keratin B-4-like codes for the protein MACNSLCRPCGPTPLANSCNEPCALQCQDSHVVINPSPVLVTLPGPIMTSFPQNTAVGSTSSAAVGTELSVQGQPISGGFGGFGYGLGYGRGFGYGLGCGYGLGGLGCYGRRGGYIC